The DNA region GCGCCCGCACGCTCGAGAAGATCCCTTATCTTCTGGTGGTTGGTGATCGTGAGGTCGAGAACCGCGAAATCGCCGTGCGCCTCAGAGACGGCACCGATCTTGGCGCGATGAGCATTGACGCGCTGGTCGAGCGAATGTCGAAAGAGGTGGCGCAGCGAGGCCCAATCGCGGATAATTGACGATTCGGCTTGAATATCAGATAAGGAGCAGCACACATCGCAACGGATAAACAGACCCGTCGCAACGAAGACATCAATGCACCCAAAGTGCGCGTGGTGGGTTCGGATGGCGAACAAGTCGGGATTATGGGGATCAGGGATGCATTGACGCAGGCCGAGGCAGAGGGCCTCGATCTGGTCGAGATCGCGCCGCAGGCCGATCCGCCGGTCTGTCGCATCATGGATTGGGGCAAGTTTCGCTTCGAAGAGTCCAAGAAATCGCAGGCGGCGCGCAAGAAGCAGAAGCAGATTCAGGTCAAGGAAGTCAAATTCCGACCGAATACCGACGCACATGACTACGATGTCAAGATGCGCAATCTGCGAAGATTTATCGAGGAAGGCAACAAGGTCAAGGTGACCCTGCGCTTCCGGGGCCGGGAAATGGCCCACCAGGATCTGGGTCGCGACCTGCTCAAGCGGGTAGAAGACGATATGGTCGAAGATGTGGTCGTTGAACAGCGACCGCGTATGGAAGGCCGCCAGATGGTGATGATGTTGTCACCGAAGAAGACGTGAACCAACCCGGGCCGTGTGCTCGGATGACAATTCGCTGGAATGCAGCCGACTGAAAGTTTCTCCGGATGTGCCGGAGAACGCTGCACGAAGGTAAAACAAAGGAGCATTACAATGCCGAAGATGAAGAGCAACCGGGGCGCTGCCAAGCGTTTCCGGGCCACCGGTAGCGGGCGCATCAAGCGCAAGCGCGCCTTTCACAGCCATATCCTCACCAAGAAGGACACCAAGCGCAAGCGTCGCCTGCGTTCGACTGTCCTGGTGTCGAAGTCGGACGAAAAAGCCGTCCGCCAGATGCTGCCGAAGCTGTAAGGGAGAGCGATCATGGCAAGAGTCAAGCGTGGAGTAGTCGCCCGTCGCCGTCACCGTAAGGTGCTCAGCCGGGCCAAGGGTTACTACGGTGCCCGTCGCAAGGTCTTTCGCGTAGCCAAGCAGGCCGTCATCAAGGCGGGTCAGTACAGCTATCGTGACCGCCGCCAGCGCAAGCGCGATTTCCGCAGCCTGTGGATTCAGCGCATCAATGCGGCTGCCCGTGAACACGGCCTGTCCTACAGCCGGTTCATCAACGGTCTCAAGCGTGCCGAGGTCGAGATCGACCGCAAGGTGCTCGCCGACCTGGCCGTCAACGACAAGGCCGCCTTCAAGGCGCTGGCCGAGAAAGCTCAGTCCAGCCTGGGCTGAGCATGAGCCAGGCAACTGCTGAGTCTTTGCTGGATGAAGCGCTCGGCCGCGTGGCCGAGGCGCCTGACGAGCGGACCCTGGACGATGTCCGGGTCCGCTTTCTCGGGAAAAAGGGTGCGCTGACGGCTCAGCTCAAGGAGCTCGGAAAGCTGCCGCCTGAGCAGCGGCGTGAAGCCGGACAGGCCGTCAATCAGGCCAAGCGCCAACTGGAACAGGCCATCCAGGACCGGGCCGAAGCCCTGGCCGGCGAACAACTGAAGCGTCGACTTGAAGCCGAGTCCGTGGATGTGACCCTGCCGGGACGCCGCCACGAAGCCGGTGGAATGCACCCGGTCAGCAGGGCGCTTGACCGCCTGTTGGACATATTCCGGCAGCTTGGGTTCGAGGTCGCCACGGGTCCTGAAGTCGAGGACGACTACCACAACTTCGAAGCCCTGAATTTCCCGCCGCATCACCCGGCCCGGGCGATGCACGATACCTTTTACCTGCCCGATGGGCACCTGCTGAGGACGCACACCTCGCCGGTCCAGATCCGGGTCATGAAGGAGCAGTCGCCGCCGGTTCGCATCGTGGCGCCGGGCCGGGTGTTCCGCTCGGATTCCGATCAGACCCATACTCCCCAGTTTCACCAGGTTGAGGGTCTGCTGGTTGATCGCGATGTCAGCTTCGCCGACCTCAAGGGGCTGTTGTCAGACTTCGTCAACGCCTTTTTTGAAGACGATCTTGAAGTCCGGTTGCGCCCGTCGTATTTTCCGTTTACCGAACCTTCGGCAGAAGTTGATGTTCGTTGGCGCAACGCCGATGGCAGCCCCGGGGACTGGCTCGAGGTGCTGGGCTGCGGCATGGTGCATCCCAACGTCCTGAGCAATTGTGGTGTCGACCCCGAAGTCTATTCCGGATATGCCTTTGGGCTGGGCGTGGAGCGTTTTGCGATGCTGCGTTACCGGGTCGACGACCTGAGGCTGTTTTTCGACAACGACCTGCGTTTTCTGCGTCAATTTCGTTAAGCCGGCAACACCAAGGAGCAAGGCTTGAAGATCAGTTATCGCTGGCTCACCGAGTGGGTCGACACCGATCTGGCCGCCGAGGAGGTGGCTGAACGTTTCACCCTGGCCGGGCTGGAAGTCGATTCGGTCGAGCCGGCTGCTGCCTCCCTTGACGGCGTGGTGGTGGGTGAGATTGCCGCGGTCGAGGCACATCCCGACGCCGACCGTCTGAGCGTGTGCCGGGTACGTGGCGATACCGAGGAGCGCACCATCGTGTGCGGGGCGCCCAATGCCCGGGTGGGTCTCAAGGCTCCCCTGGCCACGCTGGGTACGACCCTGCCGGGTGGAATGAAGATCAAGCCTGCCAAGCTGCGCGGAGTGGCCTCGTCCGGAATGCTGTGCTCGGAGCCGGAACTGGGACTGGGCGAGGAGGCCGGTGGCCTGATGGAGTTGCCTGCCGATGCTCCGGTGGGCACCGCGTTGTCGGAATTTCTCGAGCTGGACGACGTTGTGTTCGAGATCGACCTGACTCCCAACCGGGCCGATTGTCTGTCGGTCCGGGGGCTGGCGCGTGAGCTGGCCGCAATCGCTGATTGCCCGCTGAACGAACCCGAGATCCCCGAGGTTTCGCCTGAAACGCAGAGCCGCATCGCGATCGACTTGCAAGCGCCAGCCGACTGTCCCTGCTATGTCGGTCGTGTGATCGAGGGTATTGATCCGACGGCTGAAACCCCACTGTGGATTCGGGAGAAGCTGCGGCGGGCGGGTATTCGCAGCCTGGGGCCGGTAGTCGATGTCACCAATTTCGTGCTGCTGGAGCTGGGGCAGCCCATGCATGCCTTCGACCTGGATCAGGTTTCTGGTGGCATCCGCGTCCGTCGTGCCCGGTCGGGCGATCAGATTACCCTGCTGGACGGGCAGGAGGTCAGTCCGGACGAAGACATGCTGCTGATTGCCGACCATGACGACCGCCCCCTGGCCATCGGCGGCATCATGGGTGGGCTGGACTCGGCGGTTTCGGATACGACCCGCGATATCCTGCTGGAGTCGGCCTGGTTCAATCCGGCCGTGATCAGTGGTCGTGCCCGGCGCATGGGGTTGTCCACCGAATCGGCGCACCGCTTTGAACGCGGGGTGGATCCGGCCTTGCAGCGCAGGGCGATTGAGCGGGCCACCTCGCTGATCCTGGACATAGCCGGCGGATCGCCAGGGCCGGTGGTCGAGGAATGCGTGGAAGAGCGGGTGCCGGTCAATACAGCGGTCAGGCTGCGACTTGAGCGGGTCAATCGCCTGCTGGGAACCGAGCTCAGGGCTGATGAAGTCGGCAGCATTCTCGGTCGTCTGGGCATGGCGGTCAGGCAGGAGGGCGAAGAATTCCACGTGCAGGCGTCCAGTGCCCGGCGCGACATCGAAATCGAGGCCGACCTGATCGAAGAGGTGGCGCGGATTTACGGCTACGACCAACTGCCGGTGCGACGGCCCGGCGGGCGCCTGACACTGCGGATGTCGCCTGAATCGCGGTTGCCCGAGCGGCAGATGCGCGAGCAGCTGGCCGCTCGCGGCTTTCAGCAGATCATGAGCTGGAGTTTCGTGAGCCTGGATGCCCTGGATGCGTTGGGAATGGCCGCAGGTGCCCAGCCCCTGGCCAACCCCTTGAGTCGTGACATGGGTGTGCTGCGGACCAGCCTGCTGCCCGGCATGCTCGATGTGGCGGGCCGAAACATGCGCCGGCAACACCATCATTTTCGGCTGTTTGAATGCGGTGCTTGCTTTCGCGTGGAAAATGACACGTTTGTCGAGCGTGAACGGCTCGGGCTGCTGATGCTCGGTGCCCAGCGGGGCGAGCATTTCAGTGGACGTGGTCGCGAAGTCGACTTTTACGACCTCAAGGGCGAGATAGAGCACCTTTTGGAGCGTAACTCGGTTGCAGCCACGATCGAATTTCGTCCGGTCAGCCTGCCGTGGCTGCACCCGGGGCAGGCCGCCGAAGTACTGCTCAACGGCCAGTCGGCGGGCTGGATGGGGCAACTGCACCCGGCGCTGCTCGACGACCTTGAGCTCGGTCAGCCACCGTTCGTGGCTGAACTGGATCTGCTGGCCATTTCGCAGCGCGAATTGCCGCTTCACCAGGATACCGGTCGATTTCCCGCGGTTCGCCGCGACCTCGCTCTGGTGGTTCCGGACCGTCATTCGGCCGCCGAAGTGCTGGCGATAATCAAGAAAGAAGCTGACAAATGGCTTGAAAAGGCAGTCATTTTCGATCAATATCGGGGTGAGGGAATCGAAAGCGGTTCCAGAAGCTTGGCTATTGGCTTGATTTTCCGCGATGTTTCGCGCACCCTTGAGGATCGCGAAATCGACAGCGTCATTTCGCGGGTGGTCGCTCGTCTGGAAGAGCACCTTGCTGCCAAATTGAGAGGATGATAGGGGATGTCATTGACAAAAGCCGATCTGGCGGCCTCGTTGTTTGACGAGGTCGGGCTCAACAAGC from Wenzhouxiangella sp. AB-CW3 includes:
- the infC gene encoding translation initiation factor IF-3: MATDKQTRRNEDINAPKVRVVGSDGEQVGIMGIRDALTQAEAEGLDLVEIAPQADPPVCRIMDWGKFRFEESKKSQAARKKQKQIQVKEVKFRPNTDAHDYDVKMRNLRRFIEEGNKVKVTLRFRGREMAHQDLGRDLLKRVEDDMVEDVVVEQRPRMEGRQMVMMLSPKKT
- the rpmI gene encoding 50S ribosomal protein L35, which gives rise to MPKMKSNRGAAKRFRATGSGRIKRKRAFHSHILTKKDTKRKRRLRSTVLVSKSDEKAVRQMLPKL
- the rplT gene encoding 50S ribosomal protein L20; amino-acid sequence: MARVKRGVVARRRHRKVLSRAKGYYGARRKVFRVAKQAVIKAGQYSYRDRRQRKRDFRSLWIQRINAAAREHGLSYSRFINGLKRAEVEIDRKVLADLAVNDKAAFKALAEKAQSSLG
- the pheS gene encoding phenylalanine--tRNA ligase subunit alpha translates to MSQATAESLLDEALGRVAEAPDERTLDDVRVRFLGKKGALTAQLKELGKLPPEQRREAGQAVNQAKRQLEQAIQDRAEALAGEQLKRRLEAESVDVTLPGRRHEAGGMHPVSRALDRLLDIFRQLGFEVATGPEVEDDYHNFEALNFPPHHPARAMHDTFYLPDGHLLRTHTSPVQIRVMKEQSPPVRIVAPGRVFRSDSDQTHTPQFHQVEGLLVDRDVSFADLKGLLSDFVNAFFEDDLEVRLRPSYFPFTEPSAEVDVRWRNADGSPGDWLEVLGCGMVHPNVLSNCGVDPEVYSGYAFGLGVERFAMLRYRVDDLRLFFDNDLRFLRQFR
- the pheT gene encoding phenylalanine--tRNA ligase subunit beta; translation: MKISYRWLTEWVDTDLAAEEVAERFTLAGLEVDSVEPAAASLDGVVVGEIAAVEAHPDADRLSVCRVRGDTEERTIVCGAPNARVGLKAPLATLGTTLPGGMKIKPAKLRGVASSGMLCSEPELGLGEEAGGLMELPADAPVGTALSEFLELDDVVFEIDLTPNRADCLSVRGLARELAAIADCPLNEPEIPEVSPETQSRIAIDLQAPADCPCYVGRVIEGIDPTAETPLWIREKLRRAGIRSLGPVVDVTNFVLLELGQPMHAFDLDQVSGGIRVRRARSGDQITLLDGQEVSPDEDMLLIADHDDRPLAIGGIMGGLDSAVSDTTRDILLESAWFNPAVISGRARRMGLSTESAHRFERGVDPALQRRAIERATSLILDIAGGSPGPVVEECVEERVPVNTAVRLRLERVNRLLGTELRADEVGSILGRLGMAVRQEGEEFHVQASSARRDIEIEADLIEEVARIYGYDQLPVRRPGGRLTLRMSPESRLPERQMREQLAARGFQQIMSWSFVSLDALDALGMAAGAQPLANPLSRDMGVLRTSLLPGMLDVAGRNMRRQHHHFRLFECGACFRVENDTFVERERLGLLMLGAQRGEHFSGRGREVDFYDLKGEIEHLLERNSVAATIEFRPVSLPWLHPGQAAEVLLNGQSAGWMGQLHPALLDDLELGQPPFVAELDLLAISQRELPLHQDTGRFPAVRRDLALVVPDRHSAAEVLAIIKKEADKWLEKAVIFDQYRGEGIESGSRSLAIGLIFRDVSRTLEDREIDSVISRVVARLEEHLAAKLRG